One genomic segment of Mastomys coucha isolate ucsf_1 unplaced genomic scaffold, UCSF_Mcou_1 pScaffold22, whole genome shotgun sequence includes these proteins:
- the LOC116070583 gene encoding zinc finger protein 431-like, with protein sequence MLETFRNLTVIGYHWEDHHTGEHCQSSRRYERHVRSHTGEKRYECSQCGKAFSFLSHLQYHKRRHTGEKPYECNQCGKAFSQKSSLQYHKRIHTG encoded by the coding sequence ATGCTGGAGACCTTCCGGAACCTCACTGTTATAGGCTATCATTGGGAAGACCATCATACTGGAGAACATTGTCAAAGTTCCAGAAGATATGAAAGGCATGTAAGAagtcatactggagagaaacgaTATGAATGTAGTCAATGTGGTAAAGCGTTTTCATTTCTCAGTCatctccaatatcataaaagaagacatactggagagaagccgtatgaatgtaatcaatgtggtaaagccttttcacagAAGAGTAgtctccaatatcataaaagaatacatactgga